A single genomic interval of Anaerobacillus sp. CMMVII harbors:
- a CDS encoding DUF2621 domain-containing protein encodes MEWNTEAKELLEELLKPIPIFARPMARKGIEKKIKDVAAGETITKEDVVKGYIIASPGAMQDRAVKLLKSKKIDLTPYEELLAESK; translated from the coding sequence ATGGAATGGAACACTGAAGCAAAAGAACTATTAGAGGAACTACTTAAACCTATCCCAATTTTTGCTCGTCCAATGGCGCGAAAAGGTATTGAAAAGAAAATTAAAGATGTAGCAGCAGGAGAAACAATTACGAAAGAAGATGTTGTAAAAGGGTACATTATCGCCTCCCCTGGAGCTATGCAAGATCGAGCTGTAAAGCTTCTTAAATCAAAAAAAATTGACTTAACACCTTATGAAGAGTTGTTAGCAGAAAGTAAATAA